A part of Bosea sp. (in: a-proteobacteria) genomic DNA contains:
- a CDS encoding plasmid stabilization protein — MANQIHALTTASVSELKKNPMGTVAAGEGFPVAILNRNEPAFYCVPAKAYEAMLERLEDMELNAIADAREGQAIHKVELDDL; from the coding sequence ATGGCAAACCAGATCCATGCTTTGACGACGGCGAGCGTATCCGAGCTCAAGAAGAACCCCATGGGCACGGTTGCGGCCGGTGAGGGCTTCCCTGTCGCCATCCTCAACCGCAACGAACCGGCCTTCTATTGCGTGCCTGCGAAGGCCTATGAGGCCATGCTGGAGCGTCTTGAGGACATGGAGCTCAACGCCATCGCCGATGCGCGCGAAGGCCAGGCGATCCACAAGGTTGAGCTGGATGACCTATGA
- a CDS encoding IS66 family transposase — translation MDLPLNTLPDDVDALKAMVLALARAQAQGDVRLRAAEAEIARLEAIEQSANERIANLTLIMKVLQRAQHGKRSERLRAGGPGVLDDEQIAFAFEEVETGLSSVQSELDRGARDKPKRAPRPRKGFAAHLERIEEVIEPELPAGYEGLEKVLISEDRSERLDVIPPKFRVIVTRRPKYAFRGHDGVIQALAPAHIIEAGLPTERLLAFIAVSKYADGLPLYRQEAIYLRDGVEISRSLMAQWMGHLGFELQILADYILEKIKEGERIFADETSLPTLAPGSGKATKAWLWAYARDDRPYGGTSPPMVAYRFEDGRGAECVARHLSGYNGILQVDGYVAYSSLAKSQAKSQAKSQAKSQAKSQAKSQAKSHAKSQAKTGSTETMRLAGCWAHLRRRFYDLHISGVSQAATDSVMAMTELWRVEDDVRGRNADTRAKLRQEKSAPVVARLFDLWERELGKVSGKSKTAEAIRYALARREALERFLSDGRIEIDSNIVERAIRPQTITRKNSLFAGSEGGGRTWATLGTLLQTARMNNVDPLDWLSQTLAHIAQGWPASKIDALMPWNFRSNALS, via the coding sequence ATGGATTTACCCCTGAACACCTTGCCGGACGACGTGGATGCGCTCAAGGCGATGGTGCTCGCCCTGGCGCGTGCGCAGGCGCAAGGGGATGTTCGATTAAGAGCCGCGGAGGCTGAAATCGCCCGGCTGGAGGCGATCGAACAGAGCGCCAACGAGCGGATTGCCAACCTGACGCTGATCATGAAGGTCTTGCAGCGCGCGCAACATGGCAAGCGCTCTGAACGGCTCCGCGCCGGTGGTCCTGGGGTCCTCGACGACGAGCAGATTGCCTTTGCCTTCGAGGAGGTGGAGACCGGCCTTTCGAGCGTCCAGAGCGAACTCGACCGGGGCGCCAGGGACAAGCCGAAACGCGCTCCACGCCCGCGCAAAGGCTTTGCTGCGCATCTTGAGCGCATCGAGGAGGTCATCGAGCCGGAACTCCCCGCTGGATATGAGGGCCTGGAGAAGGTGCTGATCAGCGAAGACCGTTCCGAACGGCTCGATGTCATTCCGCCGAAGTTCAGGGTCATCGTGACGCGCCGTCCCAAATATGCCTTCCGTGGCCATGACGGCGTGATCCAGGCGCTCGCACCGGCACACATCATCGAAGCCGGATTGCCAACGGAACGGCTGCTCGCCTTTATCGCGGTCTCCAAATATGCCGACGGTCTTCCGCTTTACCGTCAGGAGGCGATCTACCTGCGCGACGGGGTCGAGATCAGCCGATCCCTGATGGCCCAATGGATGGGCCATCTTGGGTTTGAACTGCAGATACTGGCCGATTACATCCTCGAAAAGATCAAGGAGGGTGAGCGGATCTTTGCCGACGAAACGAGCTTGCCCACTCTGGCTCCCGGATCGGGGAAAGCAACCAAGGCCTGGTTATGGGCCTACGCGCGCGATGATCGCCCCTATGGCGGCACCAGTCCGCCAATGGTGGCCTATCGCTTCGAAGACGGCAGAGGCGCTGAATGTGTGGCCCGTCATCTGTCCGGGTACAACGGCATCCTGCAGGTCGATGGATACGTGGCCTATAGCAGCCTTGCCAAGAGCCAGGCCAAGAGCCAGGCCAAGAGCCAGGCCAAGAGCCAGGCCAAGAGCCAGGCCAAGAGCCAGGCCAAGAGCCACGCCAAAAGCCAGGCCAAAACCGGCAGCACAGAAACGATGAGGCTTGCCGGATGCTGGGCGCATCTCAGGCGCAGGTTCTACGATCTGCACATCAGCGGCGTCTCGCAGGCTGCCACGGACAGCGTCATGGCCATGACCGAGCTGTGGAGGGTCGAAGATGACGTGCGCGGCCGGAATGCAGACACCCGCGCGAAGCTCCGGCAGGAAAAGTCTGCGCCTGTCGTCGCGCGCCTCTTCGATCTTTGGGAACGGGAGCTCGGCAAGGTCTCCGGCAAGTCCAAGACGGCGGAAGCAATCCGCTATGCGCTCGCCCGCCGTGAAGCACTCGAACGGTTCCTCTCCGACGGTCGCATTGAAATCGACTCCAACATCGTCGAACGGGCCATCAGGCCCCAAACCATTACGCGAAAGAACAGCCTCTTTGCCGGAAGTGAAGGCGGTGGCAGGACCTGGGCTACACTGGGAACGCTTCTGCAAACCGCCAGGATGAACAATGTCGATCCTCTCGACTGGCTGTCGCAAACCCTCGCGCATATCGCCCAAGGATGGCCCGCATCCAAAATCGACGCCCTCATGCCCTGGAACTTCAGGTCAAACGCCCTCAGCTAA
- a CDS encoding type II toxin-antitoxin system RelE/ParE family toxin produces MTYELAFLDDALKEWRKLDNATREQFKARLAERLQNPKIPSARLHGARERYKIKLRNAGYRLVYQVKDRELLVLVVAVGKRERNEVYKLAQRRKTD; encoded by the coding sequence ATGACCTATGAGCTCGCCTTTCTGGACGACGCTCTGAAGGAATGGCGCAAGCTCGACAACGCAACGCGCGAGCAGTTCAAGGCCAGGCTTGCCGAGCGCTTGCAGAACCCGAAAATCCCGTCAGCACGGCTTCATGGCGCCAGGGAGCGTTACAAGATCAAGCTGCGCAATGCCGGGTACCGCCTTGTCTATCAGGTCAAGGATCGCGAACTGCTGGTTCTGGTCGTCGCTGTGGGAAAACGCGAACGCAACGAGGTCTACAAACTGGCTCAACGCCGGAAGACGGACTGA
- the tnpB gene encoding IS66 family insertion sequence element accessory protein TnpB, producing the protein MIGLGVVVYVSCQPVDFRKGAASLMVLVRDGGLDPFNGALYVFRSKRADRVRIVWWDGSGVCLYSKTLEEQGFCWPALSAARIRLDHSQLMALLAGMDWKKIRPTKVRRPLLTG; encoded by the coding sequence ATGATTGGCCTGGGTGTCGTCGTTTACGTGTCGTGCCAGCCCGTCGACTTTCGTAAAGGTGCCGCATCCCTGATGGTGCTTGTCCGGGATGGCGGCCTCGACCCGTTCAACGGCGCGCTTTACGTGTTTCGGTCGAAACGTGCGGACCGTGTTCGGATCGTGTGGTGGGATGGCAGCGGCGTTTGTCTCTATTCGAAGACGCTTGAGGAGCAAGGCTTTTGCTGGCCTGCCCTATCGGCGGCTCGCATTCGCCTGGACCATTCGCAGCTGATGGCTCTTCTGGCCGGGATGGACTGGAAGAAGATCCGTCCGACAAAGGTGCGGCGACCCTTGCTGACGGGATGA